A window from Leptospira stimsonii encodes these proteins:
- a CDS encoding glycoside hydrolase family 3 protein codes for MFILRITSFACFLLSIGFFAITFLIRDPLLLKVRSVSLWIVFSATFLFTLFFSSLVKKNRDRFVRILLFLSLLFVWTGAANSAYKELIFQTRKKAVLNSDPKLLKKFAEHILLGYRNDEELENYLKIPFAGFFLTSHNLSGMNVETLKGKIEKIQKVRKDFGFPIALISSDQEGGIVSRLSPPLKRPASLLELYKMFQIDSDSKTKMRRAIFEKAKDLRDVGINFNFSPVADLKEQNSNPLDFFSQIQTRAISNDPQVVSELVRMYCEVMIENRILPTLKHFPGIGTVTEDTHFFNGNVRRTTAELKNKDLVPFIDSMKEQKIIAVMLSHSFWKELDSQNPVSLSKAVITDFLRKEGSESAILITDDLNMFPIYYRSGGIVQASADSLKAGSDLLLISYDGEQVYEVLYELIRSRSDHSIDKNLEQSNLRLKALQRFFGSK; via the coding sequence TTGTTCATTCTACGTATCACGAGTTTTGCCTGTTTCCTCCTATCCATCGGATTTTTTGCCATCACATTTTTGATTCGAGATCCTCTTCTTTTAAAAGTGAGATCGGTAAGTCTTTGGATCGTTTTTTCCGCGACTTTCTTGTTCACTCTTTTCTTTTCGTCTCTTGTCAAAAAGAATCGAGATCGATTCGTTCGTATCCTTCTCTTTCTTTCCCTTTTATTCGTATGGACGGGCGCCGCAAATTCGGCCTACAAGGAACTCATTTTTCAAACGAGAAAAAAAGCGGTTTTGAATTCCGATCCGAAACTACTCAAAAAATTCGCGGAACATATCCTCTTAGGATACCGTAACGATGAAGAATTGGAGAATTACCTTAAAATTCCTTTCGCAGGTTTTTTTCTCACTTCGCATAATCTTTCCGGTATGAACGTCGAAACACTCAAAGGAAAGATCGAAAAGATTCAAAAAGTCAGAAAAGATTTCGGCTTTCCGATCGCATTGATTTCCTCCGATCAAGAAGGTGGAATCGTATCGAGACTTTCCCCTCCTCTCAAACGCCCCGCTTCTCTATTAGAATTGTATAAAATGTTTCAAATCGATTCCGATTCGAAAACGAAAATGCGAAGGGCAATTTTCGAAAAAGCAAAGGATCTACGGGACGTCGGCATAAATTTTAATTTTAGTCCGGTGGCCGACCTCAAGGAACAAAATTCCAATCCTCTCGACTTCTTTAGTCAAATTCAAACCAGAGCGATCTCAAACGATCCACAAGTGGTTTCCGAACTCGTAAGAATGTATTGCGAAGTTATGATCGAAAATCGAATCCTTCCTACGTTAAAACACTTCCCCGGAATCGGTACAGTGACGGAGGACACGCATTTTTTTAACGGCAACGTGAGGCGAACAACTGCGGAGTTGAAAAACAAAGATCTCGTTCCTTTTATCGACTCGATGAAAGAACAAAAAATTATCGCCGTAATGCTGTCCCATTCTTTTTGGAAGGAATTGGATTCGCAAAACCCAGTTTCTTTGTCCAAGGCGGTTATCACGGACTTTCTAAGGAAGGAAGGTTCGGAATCGGCGATCTTAATCACGGACGATCTCAATATGTTTCCAATTTATTACCGTTCGGGGGGAATCGTTCAAGCAAGTGCGGACAGTTTAAAGGCCGGTTCCGATTTACTTCTGATATCTTACGATGGGGAACAAGTCTACGAGGTGTTATACGAACTTATACGATCACGTTCGGACCACTCCATCGACAAGAACCTGGAACAAAGCAATCTCCGATTAAAGGCACTGCAAAGATTCTTCGGTTCGAAATGA
- a CDS encoding glycoside hydrolase family 25 protein, protein MKPRLLFSILLIVCALFGGYKAIDTGKIWFVYPSEEKYPLRGIDVSHHQGRIDWGKVPKSEVSFVYIKATEGADFQDSSFRTNWKEARRSGFTTGAYHFFTLCRTGIEQAENFIRLVPKELDALAPVVDLEFTGNCKERPNAENVKKEIQEFLQRIDSHYERKTILYLTFEFIDRYLGEEFFDHPIWIRDIYKHPNTFSDISWVLWQYKNRGRIPGIEGYVDLNVMNGRLETLFSKN, encoded by the coding sequence ATGAAGCCGAGACTTCTTTTTTCTATCCTATTGATCGTCTGTGCTTTGTTTGGCGGATACAAAGCGATCGATACCGGAAAAATCTGGTTTGTATATCCTTCCGAGGAAAAATATCCGTTACGCGGAATCGACGTATCACACCACCAAGGTAGGATCGATTGGGGCAAGGTTCCCAAATCCGAAGTTTCATTCGTATATATCAAAGCCACTGAAGGAGCGGACTTTCAAGATTCTTCCTTTCGAACGAATTGGAAAGAGGCAAGAAGATCAGGATTCACGACCGGCGCTTATCATTTTTTTACCCTCTGCAGAACCGGAATTGAGCAAGCAGAAAATTTTATAAGGCTGGTTCCAAAAGAATTGGATGCGTTGGCTCCGGTTGTCGATTTGGAATTTACGGGGAATTGTAAAGAACGACCGAATGCGGAGAATGTGAAGAAGGAAATTCAGGAATTTTTGCAAAGAATCGATTCCCATTATGAGAGAAAGACAATTTTATATTTAACTTTCGAATTTATAGATCGCTATCTCGGTGAGGAATTTTTCGATCATCCGATTTGGATCCGAGATATTTACAAACATCCGAATACATTTTCCGATATTTCCTGGGTTTTGTGGCAGTATAAGAATCGAGGTAGAATCCCTGGTATCGAAGGATATGTGGACCTCAATGTAATGAACGGACGTTTAGAAACTCTATTTTCTAAAAATTGA
- a CDS encoding TPM domain-containing protein, whose product MKFRFAIVFISILFLSTSSFIHSGIHKSLKADCSHDYANKLSVETKSTVNLLCNSLHLETKLRLEVVIVPLLDHLTEEEYAVKYFQKFAQTDSSFPEYGIVVLISFSDRKIRIELGRVAATRMSNSEAKEIIEKDFIPYFRQGQLNLGVSNGVKAIVDWYSVH is encoded by the coding sequence ATGAAATTTAGATTCGCCATCGTTTTTATTTCTATTTTATTTCTTTCGACGTCATCTTTCATTCATAGCGGAATTCACAAAAGTTTAAAGGCGGATTGTTCTCACGATTATGCTAATAAACTTTCGGTGGAAACAAAATCTACAGTCAATCTTCTTTGTAACTCTCTTCACCTGGAAACAAAACTCCGATTGGAAGTCGTGATCGTCCCGTTACTCGATCATCTCACGGAGGAAGAATACGCAGTGAAATACTTTCAAAAATTCGCGCAGACCGATTCTTCCTTTCCGGAATACGGAATCGTTGTATTGATATCCTTTAGTGATAGAAAGATTCGAATCGAATTAGGCAGGGTTGCCGCTACGAGGATGTCCAATTCGGAAGCAAAAGAAATCATCGAAAAAGATTTTATCCCTTACTTCCGCCAAGGTCAGTTGAACCTCGGTGTTTCTAACGGAGTCAAAGCCATTGTGGATTGGTATTCCGTTCACTGA
- a CDS encoding VOC family protein: protein MKKIKPFLWFNDNLGEAIDFYTSVFPNSKVEQISKNGEKVVSAAFQLEGQDFLALDGGPHFTFSPAVSFFVNCETQEEIDEFWEKLSTGGEAQRCGWLKDKFGLSWQIIPSVLGKFLQNADREKANRAMQAMLSMNKLDIKTLQEAFEGR, encoded by the coding sequence ATGAAAAAAATCAAACCCTTTCTCTGGTTCAACGACAATCTCGGTGAAGCGATCGATTTCTATACGTCAGTCTTTCCAAATTCGAAAGTGGAACAGATCTCTAAAAACGGAGAAAAAGTAGTAAGCGCCGCGTTTCAACTCGAGGGTCAAGACTTCTTGGCCTTGGACGGCGGACCACACTTTACGTTTTCGCCCGCCGTTTCTTTTTTTGTAAACTGCGAGACACAAGAAGAAATCGATGAATTTTGGGAAAAACTCTCTACGGGCGGCGAAGCCCAGAGATGCGGTTGGCTCAAAGATAAGTTCGGTCTTTCTTGGCAGATCATTCCTTCGGTGCTCGGAAAATTCTTACAAAATGCAGATCGTGAAAAGGCAAATCGCGCGATGCAGGCGATGCTTTCCATGAACAAACTTGATATAAAAACTCTTCAAGAAGCTTTCGAAGGAAGATGA
- a CDS encoding SRPBCC family protein — MNKAGNLKLVPKDDLEIVMTREFNAPRKMVFETITKPKYVRRWLLGPPGWSMDVCEIDFKVGGKYRYFWKHEDGRTMGMGGVYKEIQRPERIVHTEVFDEAWYAGESWITTVFTEKDGRTFMTATMKYESVQARDSVIHSPMEGGVSSSYERLDEILLSEQVLGDTK; from the coding sequence ATGAACAAGGCCGGAAATTTAAAACTGGTTCCCAAAGATGATCTGGAAATCGTGATGACTCGAGAATTCAACGCGCCTCGAAAAATGGTTTTTGAAACGATCACAAAACCGAAATACGTCCGACGTTGGCTTTTGGGTCCACCGGGTTGGTCTATGGATGTTTGCGAAATCGATTTTAAAGTCGGCGGAAAATATCGCTACTTTTGGAAACACGAAGACGGAAGAACGATGGGAATGGGCGGCGTTTATAAAGAAATCCAAAGACCGGAAAGAATCGTTCACACGGAAGTTTTCGACGAAGCCTGGTATGCGGGAGAATCATGGATCACCACCGTTTTTACCGAAAAGGACGGACGAACTTTTATGACGGCGACAATGAAGTATGAGTCAGTTCAAGCAAGGGATTCCGTAATTCATTCTCCGATGGAAGGCGGGGTTTCCAGTAGTTACGAAAGACTCGATGAAATTCTTTTATCCGAACAAGTATTAGGAGATACAAAATGA
- a CDS encoding ArsR/SmtB family transcription factor produces MNSKLATSNRLSATFAALADPTRRAILSRLASGETSVMELAKPFAMSQPAISKHLKVLEQAGLISRSRAAQKRPRRIHAKPLAEAFDWLEKYRKFWDGSFEQLDDLLEELKTKKKTKA; encoded by the coding sequence ATGAATTCTAAACTCGCCACTTCTAATCGTTTGAGCGCAACGTTCGCGGCGCTCGCCGATCCGACTCGCCGCGCGATTCTTTCCCGTTTGGCCTCGGGTGAAACTTCCGTGATGGAATTGGCAAAACCGTTCGCGATGAGTCAACCCGCCATTTCGAAACATTTGAAAGTTTTGGAACAGGCCGGATTGATTTCGAGAAGCCGAGCGGCGCAAAAGCGACCGAGAAGAATTCATGCCAAACCTCTCGCGGAAGCGTTTGATTGGCTGGAGAAATATCGCAAATTCTGGGACGGAAGTTTTGAACAACTGGATGATCTCTTAGAAGAGCTCAAGACAAAGAAGAAGACCAAAGCTTAG
- a CDS encoding N-acyl homoserine lactonase family protein, which produces MYAVFDRLRSQEIPNSSGGFTVYRMLINKSLFLFLIPIIASSYGCFLGAPLKKEIRDWKKTQKTEHRFRTWEEVFSKPTRLEVKALLTGYVLTGPSILIDSKNPKTPENQKVEQWVPALSYLVRHPIEGKFLMDSGVPSVDEQGRCDFTLVGPILNIPCRSEKGRDSASQLSQLNVSNEDLKFVLISHLHWDHIGGMGALRKRGPVQVLISEEEADDASKAFSILHGYSPRALEVDFDVSILKKDQFQEMPILGKVYDLFGDGSVWIVSAHGHTEGELAVLLNSTEGAFLFTFDSSHLKAGFENEVTPGAVVDRVKSLESIRRMKSFSLAYPKVKVFYGHEPTQWKKESTVTLTSGNF; this is translated from the coding sequence ATGTATGCTGTATTCGATCGTCTTCGAAGTCAAGAGATTCCGAATTCGTCCGGAGGTTTTACAGTGTATCGAATGTTAATCAACAAATCCCTTTTTCTTTTCCTGATTCCGATCATAGCGTCGTCTTACGGCTGTTTTTTGGGAGCTCCACTCAAAAAGGAAATCAGGGACTGGAAGAAAACTCAAAAAACGGAACACCGTTTTAGAACTTGGGAGGAAGTATTTTCCAAGCCGACTCGACTCGAAGTGAAAGCTCTGTTGACCGGATACGTTCTTACCGGTCCGTCCATTCTGATCGATTCTAAAAATCCGAAAACTCCTGAAAATCAAAAGGTGGAACAATGGGTGCCCGCTTTGAGTTATTTAGTCAGACATCCAATAGAAGGAAAATTCCTTATGGACTCCGGGGTTCCTTCCGTCGACGAACAAGGACGTTGCGACTTTACTCTGGTCGGGCCGATTCTAAACATTCCCTGCCGTTCCGAAAAAGGTCGCGACTCCGCAAGTCAGTTGAGTCAATTGAACGTTTCGAATGAAGATTTAAAATTCGTCCTGATTTCCCACTTGCACTGGGATCATATCGGAGGAATGGGAGCACTTCGGAAAAGAGGACCTGTGCAGGTATTAATCTCCGAAGAAGAAGCGGATGACGCGAGCAAAGCCTTCTCGATTCTTCACGGTTACTCCCCCCGCGCTCTGGAAGTGGACTTCGACGTTTCAATTCTAAAGAAGGATCAATTTCAAGAGATGCCTATATTAGGAAAAGTTTATGATCTCTTCGGAGACGGTTCCGTTTGGATCGTTTCCGCTCATGGACATACGGAGGGAGAATTAGCAGTTTTACTCAATTCAACCGAGGGAGCATTTTTGTTTACATTCGATTCCTCCCATCTCAAAGCGGGTTTTGAGAACGAAGTCACTCCGGGAGCGGTTGTTGATCGGGTAAAAAGTCTGGAAAGTATTCGAAGAATGAAATCCTTTTCTTTAGCGTATCCAAAAGTAAAAGTCTTCTACGGACACGAGCCTACCCAGTGGAAAAAAGAATCGACGGTGACTTTGACAAGCGGAAATTTTTAG
- a CDS encoding Crp/Fnr family transcriptional regulator has translation MEFTKEIAQILELSIFSTIKKESYWPLLERGRIVKITAGQMIPQSSDGTRYAGLILSGFFRLYLYAPSGRQTTVRYAKPGEMMGIVGAIVTDEKSGEPEETHVQALADSEVLAVSFEDLRFFGKKNPDLAWLFAEECARRVYAALREVYGIAFTSVRQRLARHLLLNAMSQESPPFLSVKLSQQDLADSIGTVREVVVRELRKLKKEGLIESVKGRIEIVQPGQLFLLSEESKEN, from the coding sequence ATGGAGTTTACGAAAGAGATCGCTCAAATCTTGGAACTCAGCATATTCTCGACCATAAAAAAAGAATCCTACTGGCCTCTTCTGGAAAGAGGGAGGATCGTAAAAATCACCGCGGGACAGATGATTCCTCAGAGTTCCGATGGCACACGTTATGCGGGCTTGATTCTTTCAGGATTTTTTAGATTGTATTTATACGCTCCTTCCGGACGACAAACGACGGTTCGGTATGCGAAACCCGGCGAGATGATGGGAATCGTGGGCGCAATCGTAACGGATGAAAAATCCGGAGAACCGGAAGAAACACACGTCCAGGCGTTAGCGGATTCGGAAGTATTGGCCGTTTCCTTTGAGGACTTACGATTCTTCGGAAAAAAAAATCCGGACTTAGCTTGGTTATTCGCAGAGGAATGTGCGAGAAGGGTGTACGCCGCTCTAAGGGAAGTCTATGGAATCGCGTTCACTAGCGTAAGACAAAGACTGGCCCGTCATTTGCTCTTGAACGCAATGAGTCAGGAATCTCCACCTTTTCTTTCGGTAAAACTTTCCCAACAGGATCTCGCTGATTCGATCGGCACCGTTCGAGAAGTTGTGGTTCGCGAGTTGAGAAAACTCAAAAAAGAAGGTTTGATCGAAAGCGTAAAGGGAAGAATCGAAATCGTACAGCCGGGACAATTATTTCTACTTTCTGAAGAATCAAAAGAAAATTAA
- a CDS encoding nuclear transport factor 2 family protein: MNLKEAEEFCIRWLAAWTGNQPEHLISFYAKDAFYSDPTAKKGFQGHGKIFPYFRILLRNNPNWKWIHEEIFPNEKGFLLKWKAIIPIKEKNIIEYGMDIVEVRDGKITRNEVYFDTRSLISKR, encoded by the coding sequence ATGAATTTAAAAGAAGCGGAAGAATTTTGTATTCGCTGGCTTGCCGCTTGGACCGGAAATCAACCGGAACATCTGATTTCATTTTATGCAAAAGACGCTTTTTATTCCGATCCCACCGCCAAAAAAGGTTTTCAAGGCCATGGTAAAATCTTTCCTTACTTCAGAATTCTTTTGAGAAATAATCCGAATTGGAAATGGATACACGAGGAAATTTTTCCGAACGAAAAGGGGTTTTTACTCAAATGGAAAGCGATCATCCCCATCAAGGAAAAAAATATCATTGAATATGGAATGGATATTGTGGAAGTCAGAGACGGAAAAATCACAAGAAACGAAGTCTATTTCGACACACGCAGTTTGATTTCGAAAAGATAA
- a CDS encoding sensor domain-containing diguanylate cyclase, whose translation MQRTYRIQRDREKIRIKKRILFLLFAIIPLLMFIILVYEIQKLESDLYRMIGMRARAMQDYLHRVSNQSRALGLSVTNYMTYHEDVATDPRIVKKMKDLPDLNRFEITLGNQLKEDPAYAGTLTAVGSIHRVNPFLLKEIEAVLSLGGQFETLAEKQNDVVSAYYLSAQRFLYFTPRIDEVARNFHFKDELYTRPFWVQAEPKTNPSKHQIITELYEDIGGRGLMITIAEPVYYRDRFLGVASIDIGLDTIKRILENGEGIGESMLIDEHRHVIARSGKEGLQDLLKIQIPEIPSEVLYRNDQTYWASFEVKAGDVYLIHRIEVSEFILYILKNLLPIWGLVCALSVVLILYLQLRSSIEQISALIHTDPLTGISNRRGFLKLTQKSLAISSRHGQTWTILMVDIDHFKSVNDQYGHDEGDKILVRVAKILNSCIRQTDAVCRWGGEEFAIFLFGANPEDSINIAEHLRQEVENQVVLQNGNAVTLSIGISEGRGGRHGLEESFVHADQALYRAKTTGRNRVCVFDPIHSF comes from the coding sequence TTGCAACGAACGTATCGAATTCAGAGAGATAGAGAGAAGATAAGAATTAAAAAGAGGATTCTATTTCTGCTTTTTGCGATCATTCCTCTTCTTATGTTTATCATTCTCGTGTACGAAATACAGAAGTTGGAAAGCGATCTTTATAGAATGATTGGAATGCGGGCGCGAGCGATGCAAGACTATCTTCATCGTGTAAGCAATCAGTCCAGGGCCTTAGGTTTATCCGTCACGAATTATATGACTTATCACGAAGACGTCGCGACGGATCCGAGAATCGTAAAGAAAATGAAAGATCTTCCCGATCTGAACCGTTTTGAAATAACCCTCGGAAATCAATTAAAAGAAGACCCTGCATATGCGGGAACTTTGACTGCGGTCGGATCGATTCATAGAGTGAATCCTTTTCTTTTGAAAGAGATCGAGGCAGTCTTGAGTTTGGGTGGACAATTCGAAACCCTCGCCGAAAAACAAAACGACGTCGTATCGGCGTATTATCTCTCCGCTCAACGGTTTCTCTATTTTACACCAAGAATCGACGAGGTTGCAAGGAACTTTCATTTTAAGGACGAACTCTATACGAGGCCATTCTGGGTTCAGGCGGAGCCGAAAACGAATCCGAGCAAACATCAGATCATCACGGAACTTTACGAAGATATCGGAGGAAGAGGCCTAATGATCACGATTGCCGAACCAGTATATTATCGAGATCGCTTTCTCGGAGTCGCATCGATCGATATCGGATTGGATACGATAAAAAGGATTTTGGAAAACGGAGAAGGAATCGGCGAAAGTATGCTGATCGACGAACATAGGCATGTCATCGCAAGAAGTGGAAAAGAGGGTCTTCAAGATCTGTTGAAAATTCAAATTCCTGAAATTCCTTCCGAAGTTCTTTATCGTAATGATCAGACATATTGGGCTTCCTTTGAAGTCAAAGCGGGGGATGTATATCTGATTCATAGAATCGAAGTTTCGGAATTTATTCTTTATATCTTAAAAAATTTATTACCGATTTGGGGACTCGTTTGCGCATTGTCTGTCGTATTAATTCTTTATCTTCAGCTACGGTCTTCTATCGAACAGATCTCGGCCTTGATTCATACCGATCCGTTGACTGGAATATCCAATCGAAGAGGTTTCTTAAAGTTGACTCAGAAGTCCCTTGCGATCAGTAGCAGACATGGACAGACCTGGACGATACTCATGGTGGATATCGATCATTTTAAATCGGTGAACGATCAATACGGTCATGACGAAGGGGATAAAATTTTGGTAAGAGTCGCGAAGATATTGAATTCCTGTATTCGACAGACTGATGCCGTCTGTCGCTGGGGCGGAGAAGAATTTGCTATCTTTTTATTTGGCGCAAATCCCGAAGACTCGATCAATATCGCCGAACATCTTCGACAAGAGGTGGAGAATCAGGTCGTACTCCAAAACGGAAATGCAGTGACCTTGAGCATAGGCATATCGGAAGGCAGAGGAGGAAGACACGGTTTGGAAGAATCCTTTGTTCATGCGGATCAAGCCTTATACCGGGCAAAGACGACCGGTCGAAATCGAGTCTGCGTCTTTGATCCGATTCATTCTTTTTGA
- a CDS encoding helix-turn-helix domain-containing protein, whose translation MFNLNTLSDIMSSTVFSDVNLFYTHAAGVGTGMIMAISRFYGGKKNEFNKAYGTILLSVSIFLMANNRTIFPQETDPRLLKDPSFLGFYFGLVLYASSAVFICMKFVLGNLENPWYYCKRLIGILPVAIGFAFVLPSFVYICVCDGIGICITLSTFVWSSYTIRKTGKEPAFYHFPFISFAISFSLVLDLSGTILESTKMLLFSELIPGIMLAYVTLIERIHPILFSKVNGESKTPEVVDSRHLTEAPIPLFDEEEALPEMSRNILEGVELSKIEERINAFLQIRGYADEELRLPDFASYLGLSTHQASYYINKHMSMKFADFLNMNRIEDVKRNLRNKSHMNLLQIALECGFNSASSFHRACVKFTGKSPREFRKLINSQN comes from the coding sequence ATGTTTAACTTGAATACCCTTTCGGATATCATGTCTTCCACCGTTTTCTCGGACGTAAACTTGTTCTACACGCACGCGGCAGGAGTCGGAACGGGAATGATCATGGCGATTTCCAGATTTTACGGAGGGAAAAAGAACGAATTCAACAAAGCGTATGGAACGATCTTATTGAGCGTGAGCATCTTTTTGATGGCAAACAACAGAACCATCTTTCCGCAAGAAACGGATCCGAGACTTCTAAAAGACCCGTCCTTTTTAGGTTTTTATTTCGGACTCGTTTTGTACGCCAGTTCTGCGGTTTTCATCTGTATGAAGTTCGTCTTAGGGAACTTAGAAAACCCTTGGTATTATTGCAAGCGACTTATCGGAATTCTACCCGTAGCGATCGGATTCGCGTTCGTTTTGCCAAGTTTCGTCTACATCTGTGTTTGTGACGGAATCGGAATCTGCATCACACTTTCTACCTTCGTTTGGTCCAGTTATACGATTCGAAAAACCGGAAAAGAACCCGCTTTCTATCATTTTCCGTTCATCAGTTTTGCGATTTCATTCTCCTTGGTTTTGGATCTTTCCGGAACGATTTTGGAATCCACAAAGATGCTTTTGTTCTCCGAACTCATTCCGGGAATCATGCTGGCGTATGTGACTTTGATTGAGAGAATCCATCCGATCCTTTTCAGCAAAGTAAATGGAGAATCAAAAACGCCTGAAGTCGTAGATTCACGCCATTTAACGGAAGCTCCGATTCCACTCTTCGACGAAGAAGAAGCCCTTCCGGAAATGAGCCGAAATATATTAGAAGGTGTGGAACTCAGCAAAATTGAAGAAAGAATCAACGCGTTTCTGCAAATTCGCGGATATGCAGACGAAGAGTTGAGACTCCCCGACTTTGCTTCCTATTTGGGTCTTTCCACACATCAAGCTTCCTATTATATCAACAAACATATGTCGATGAAGTTTGCGGATTTCTTAAACATGAATCGAATCGAGGACGTGAAACGAAATCTGAGAAACAAGTCTCACATGAATCTTTTGCAGATCGCTTTAGAATGTGGATTTAACTCGGCGTCTTCGTTTCATAGAGCCTGCGTTAAATTCACGGGAAAATCGCCCCGCGAATTTCGTAAGTTGATCAACTCTCAGAATTGA
- a CDS encoding AraC family transcriptional regulator, producing MVNINLDLFLNETFLIGLIRFGAGFALILGVGNWIRAQKQIDYLISYVLILTAIFQAIDEYSLLLVNHLWLSKLLFLIDIIALAASGTFVFLISSMIFRKFTELPLFYYWNFLGPFLLAIPIATFYEKPGSKELDFFLFMADLYVFIYFSIAMVNIWRDRESVLSRVNFRMILILVVLISLCIPLEICGILLENKFLILLSSVHTTFVLVLYYFMTLLFPKILDFSEIESNKNLTKRSLLHDIDIRALEEKLAYMVKEERIYLDEDIRLPDLSEELGISVHQLSYFLNNHLGLNFNNYINRFRVEEAKSMLLNDPTRSVVSVGIAVGFNSNSSFYKAFYKETGMSPKQFRESQPRIIHYPSAHDVQLKN from the coding sequence ATGGTGAATATTAATTTAGATTTATTCTTAAATGAAACGTTCTTGATCGGTCTCATTCGATTTGGTGCAGGCTTTGCATTGATCTTAGGAGTTGGCAATTGGATTCGCGCTCAGAAACAAATCGATTATCTCATTTCGTATGTTCTGATTCTTACGGCTATCTTTCAGGCGATCGACGAATATAGTCTTCTCCTGGTGAACCATCTCTGGCTTTCCAAACTTTTATTTTTAATCGATATCATCGCGTTAGCCGCGAGCGGCACTTTTGTCTTTCTAATTTCTTCGATGATTTTTCGTAAATTTACGGAACTTCCCCTTTTCTACTATTGGAATTTTTTGGGGCCCTTCCTACTCGCAATTCCGATCGCTACGTTCTATGAAAAGCCGGGAAGCAAAGAACTCGATTTCTTTCTCTTTATGGCCGATCTCTACGTTTTTATTTATTTCTCGATCGCGATGGTCAACATCTGGAGGGATCGGGAATCTGTCCTTTCTCGTGTGAATTTCCGAATGATCTTGATTTTAGTGGTTCTCATTTCCCTTTGTATTCCCTTGGAAATTTGCGGAATTCTTCTGGAAAATAAATTTCTGATCCTTCTTTCAAGCGTGCACACGACGTTTGTCCTTGTCCTTTATTACTTTATGACCCTTCTTTTTCCGAAGATATTGGACTTTTCGGAGATCGAGTCGAACAAGAATCTAACCAAACGTTCTCTCCTGCACGATATCGATATTCGTGCTCTTGAAGAAAAATTAGCGTATATGGTAAAGGAGGAACGAATCTATTTGGATGAAGACATTCGACTCCCGGATCTTTCGGAAGAACTCGGCATTTCGGTCCATCAGCTTTCTTATTTTCTCAATAACCATTTGGGACTCAATTTCAACAATTACATCAACCGATTTCGAGTGGAGGAAGCAAAATCTATGTTACTCAACGACCCCACGCGCTCGGTCGTCTCGGTCGGAATTGCAGTTGGTTTCAATTCCAATTCTTCTTTTTATAAGGCATTTTATAAGGAAACTGGAATGTCTCCAAAGCAATTTAGGGAATCACAACCGAGAATTATTCACTACCCGTCCGCCCACGATGTTCAACTGAAAAACTAA